The Amblyraja radiata isolate CabotCenter1 chromosome 5, sAmbRad1.1.pri, whole genome shotgun sequence genome includes the window gcataccacaccgtgatacaatatgccagcacactctcgatggtggaGCAGTAGAAGGTCAAAACTGTTCTTCCTTAGTGCTCTCAGGAAGTGCAATTGCTGTTGGGTATCTTTTTTTACCACTGCTGAAGTGTTGGCAGACCAGGAGAGGTCCTCCACGATGTGcgttcccaggaatttgaaggtggAAACCCTCTcgacacagtccccattgatgtaGAGCAGGGCATGGTCCGCTTTGTGCCCTCGATGACcatttcctttgttttgctgataatAAGTGCCAGGTAGTTCGCAGAACACCACTCTGACAGCTTCAGGACCTCATCTCTGTACGCTGCCTCGTCTCCTCCTGATATGAGTCCGAtcaccgtggtgtcatccgcgaatttaataatggagtttgtggagtggATGGGAGTGCAGTCGTAAGTGTACAGAGCACAGAGGAGTGTGTTTGCGAATTGTGAAagtagaggaaggaatataagtggggggggagggggggggagggaagaaatgaGTGcaggtccaggtggggcacaggagaaagatgaggggggcgaAGGGAAGGATtgtgggagaggaagggggagtttTGCAGTTGCTTAAAACTGGAATATTCACTGGAATGTTGATaccgttggattgtaagctacccacgcGCAATCtgactgttcctctagtttgtgtgATTCCTGCTGATGTTCAGGAACACTGAGGCTCCCTCATCCCTCAGCCTGGAATAGGAATCGCAAATTGCCTGCAGCCACTAGAGGCCCCCCTGCCCATGCAGTggctccagacccccccccccccaccccccccccgagcCACTGCTCTACTGACCGAGCTCCATCTGGCCCGCCAGCAACAGGCCAGGGTACGGAGCGAGGAAAAGCTTCACCAGTCCCGGTACTgtatcgcctgtatccacctatcacgtgccagactttcccccacccccacctctcttttcctgcCCACTACTCCATCATCTGAAAGAGGGACCCGATcggaaacgttgcccatccattcccttagatgctgcctgacccactgaagtcctccagcaatgtgtgttttgctcaaggccaGTGTGGTTTATTCCAAGCATgctttttagattttagagatacagtcaggaaacagttccttcggATCACAAAGTACTCGCCGACCTGCAATAaccttgtacactagttctattctaccctAGCCAATGTacgtaggcacaaaaagctggagtcactcagcagttcagacagcatcagactgaagaagggtctcaacccaaaatatcaactattccttttcttgagatgctgtctgacccgctgagttagtccagctttttgtgtctatcttcagtttaaaccagcatctgcagttcattcctctgcagacatgtacatctttggagtgtgggaggaatctggagcgcccggagaaaacccatgcggtcaccgggagaacgtacaaactccacatcagGATCAGGATCTGGTGCAGTGAAGAAGCGGATATACCAGCTACACCAGAGTGCCGCCCGCACCTTCTCTCCACACAGGCAGTGCAGTGAAGGGCAGGGCAGTGTTCCCTATGTATCCCAGTGTCGGCAGTGGTAGGAACGGCTCGGTCTCAAGGTCAGCCATGTAATAGCTGATTTTGCAAAAACCTGCCGGGACTGGTTGCACTAATTGCAGGCTGCAACTCACTCCCTGGAAATGGTTAGAAAAACAAAGCACTGCAAACACTCACAGTTCGGGCGGAGGAAGGAACAGTCGAAGTCTCGGCATGAGGAGAGTGACTCTCGCTCTAGGCACTGTGTGAGAAGCCAAACGTACACAACAGCTCCAGACACATCTTCCCCACCCCACGTGCCTTCCAACGTGTTTGTCAAGTGTCCTGCCTTGGCACCCAGCTGTgttctgctgctgctgttgctgcattGGCAGGGTTGCGGCACACAGCACTTGGGCTTTGCGGTGCTGGCATGTCGTCTCGGCAAGGGCTGAGGTCTACAGTCTTGTTTCCTGGCCACACAGCACCCATCCAATGGATCAAATAGCCTTCTCCCATGTACCTGATCAGTGAacgatagaacagtacagcgcaggaacaggcccttcagcccacaatgtctgatgccgttaaactatcctctgcctgcatgtgattcacatccctccattccctgcatatccatgtgcctctccaaaagcctcttaaataccatgaTCGTacttgcttccaccaccacctggcTGTGCATTCCTTGTACCCACCATTCTTAGCTTAGATTAGCTTAActtagagatactgtgcgaaaacaggtccttcggcccaccgagtcaacgccgaccagcgatccctgtactctagtgctatcctacacacttgggacaatatacaatttttacaaaagccaattcacctacacacctgtacatctttagagtgtggaaactggagatccaggagaaaacccacgcaggtcacagggagaatgtgcaaactctgttcagacagcacccatagccaggatcgaaccagggtctccggcgctgtatggcagcaactctactgctgcgcaccGTGACGCCCCtattctttgtgtaaaaataaaactcctcgcatatctcctttaaacattccccctctgatcttaaagctgtgccctctagtctttgacatttccaccctggggaaaggttctgaatgtctaccctgcctctgcctctcataatttcatgtaCTTCTTTCAGGTcacacaataaattgaattgtaattgtaattgttgtcTCCTCTCGACtgctggtgctcagaaaacagtccaagtttgtccaacctctccttattattaataccctctaatccaggaagaGTTCTAGTCAAATTCTTCTGTTCCATATCCAAAGCCTCCACTCCCTCCTTGTAAataggatgaccagaactgcacgtgagttgatgggaatgtggggagaattgaTCACAGGCAAGGAAGTAGGGAGATAGGATTGATGGATAGAGTGTGTAAAAGGGTccggacccaaaacatcgcccatcctttatctccagagatgcttcctgacccgctgagttacaccagcattttttgtctatcaatGGGATTGATCTGAGAGCCACCAGAGACTCATCTGCCTGAATATCTCCCGGCCATTAATACCCCCATTCACCCACCTACACGTGGGGCACTTGCCAGTGGCCATTGCCCTCCCACAGGGTGTATTGGGTGTGGGAAAGGCGCTATaggtcatgggggggggggggggggggggggaacatagacagcaccggaggtcagcattgaacctggggcagcggcgctCACCGTCTCTTGTCTCCCCCATGCGGCAGGCTCCTGCGACATGTCCACGATGGTTTACCCAAGGGATGAGAAGCTGGAGAAGCTGAGCCAGGAGGACATCATCTCCAACACCAAGCTGGTGATGCAGGGGCTGGAGGCGCTGAAAAACGAGCACAACTCCATCCTGCACAGCCTGATGGAGACCatcaagtgtctgaagaaggatgaggAGGCCAACCTGGTGCACGAGAAGTCCGGCCTGATCCGCAAGTCTGTGGAGATGATCGAGCTGGGCCTGGGCGAGGCACAGgtatggccagtggggaggggaggggaggagatgagattgTATATGAGAAGGGGTGTGGGGAGTAGTAAGGAATCGGGACAAAGAGTGTgtggaagatggggggggggaggaggagaggtggtggGGAGTGGAGTGCAGGTTgtgtgggaggtggagagggggtgttgggggggtTGACGGGTACAGGGGCAGTGGGGAAATGGGGTTTGTGGacgaggggggggtgaggaggtggGGTTGGGGTGAAGAGTGCAGTAGAGATTGTGCAAGAGAAGTTGAGAGGGGATGTGGGGCAAATGGGATGCATGGAAGAAATGCATGGAGGAGAGTCTCATGGGGGTGTCAGAGCAGAGGTTgttggagaggagagtggggttgaggagggagggagtgggatggTTGTGAGAGGAGGGATCACTCTGAGAATAGGGGGAGAAacgtgtggggcggggggggctaGTGAGTGTGGAGGGGGAGTGTGATTGTTCCCACTGGGCATTGCTGGGCATTGGGTCTGACCCCCGACACTGTCCCTGGGGAACCCCACAGTGGgcgtgtgtgtcccccccccccaaacctggGTACTTGCTGCTCAACCCGTCCCTGGACAGATGATCattgtttcagttcagttttagttcatTGTCGggtgtacagtgaaaggcttttgttgcgtgctatccagtcagtgactgGTCCCGCGCCCTCCATTGACCTTTggtgctgaccccccccccccccccgccgccccaGGTAATGATGGCGCTCTCGGCCCACCTGAACGCAGTGGAGTCGGAGAAGCAGAAGCTGCGTGCGCAGGTTCGCCGCTTGTGCCAGGAGAACCAGTGGCTGCGGGATGAGCTGGCTGGGACGCAGCAGAAGCTGCAGCGCAGCGAGCAGTCGGTGGCACAGCTGGACGAGGAGAAGAAGCACCTGGAGTTCATGAACCAGCTGAAGAAATACGACGACGACACCTCTCCCTCGGTGAGTCCGGGACCACCAGCTccacccacacccacctcccctcctctctcctccactcaccgccctgacccctccctcacctcccccagccAACACCACCCTCaccaatccccctttccctcaccgttccctctcctctccacctgaccctcccactatctgccatttctcctggCCACCCCCCCTTATTTCTTGCCCACCTCCCCCTACAATCACTGCTCTCCCCTTTCCTTGCCCCCAGCCCCGTCCCTCTTTACCCAGCCCTCCCCAGGTCACTGCccaaaccccccgccccccccacggtCGCCTCGGCCCCTGAACCATGACCAGCTCAGCCCAATAAACCCGCCCCACCCCGCGAGAGCCACCCTCCTCTCCGAGCAAAAGGCACATCTGCCCCAAACCCCTCCCCCAGCCTCCCAGTACGTATTTGTGGACATTAAGGTTGACTCTTCCTCTGGccccttggcccatatccctggccTAGCCCAGTAATCCcgacccaccacccttgtgtcgGCTGTGTCCTGGCCAACGTGTGTCTCTGATCTCACCCCCAGGACGAGAAGGAGGGAGATTCTTCCAGAGATTCACTGGATGACCTGTTCCCCGAGGAGGAGGAACACGGGCCTGGAAGTAAGTGGAGGGGGTAGTGAGTgggtggggggaatgggggaggagggggggttgtaGATAGTGCCAGGGGGTGGTAGAGAGTGCGAGGGGGGTGGGTTTAGGTGGGGTGGGATTTGGGGACAAAATGGGAGATTGGGTGTGGGGGACGGGGTCATTGGGATGGGGGGTTTAGTGGGTGGGGTCAGTGGGTGTGGAGTCATGTGTCAGGGGTCAGTACCGGTGGGCAGGGGGTGGGGTCAATGTGTGGGTCGGCGGGTGAGggtcgttccaggcactcatcgtcTCTCCCTCCCCTGCAGCAGCATCACACGCCCACGGCAGCAGTGCAGTGGCAGCGGCGCAGCAGTGCGGCTACGAGATTCCTGCACGTCTGCGGACGCTGCACAACCTGGTGATCCAGTACGCCTCGCAGGGCCGCTACGAGGTGGCCGTGCCGCTGTGTAAGCAGGCGctggaggacctggagaaaacctccgGCCATGACCACCCCGACGTGGCCACCATGCTCAATATCCTGGCACTGGTGTACAGGTGGGACGTGGGAGAGGCCTCCACCTCCACAACCCTACCCCGCAATACGCCCTCCCCTTCACAACCCTACCACCTCCCCACCTCAATTAGCCCTCCCCCATCCACAACCCGCTCTGCCCCACACCTACCCCTCCAATCCCCAacccttccctccacactcccctccactcgtCATGTCAACCCCATCTCCcctcaaacctccgctccaccccctcactcccctcccccatccataaCCCGCCTGGCCCCACACCCACCACTCCAAAATGCATCTTTCCCCACCTCAAACCTCCCCTCCGACACCTTCCCCACATCTAACCCACTGCATCCCACCCTTCCGCGACTCGACCTGTTcctacccctcccctccaatccacaagcCCCACTCTGCAACCTTTCCCGCACCCAACCCACCCTAGTTGACGACTGTTCCCGCCCTGCATCCTTCCCCAGTCCGCTTTCCTCCCATCCCCGCCTACTCCCCCATCTCCCAGACCATGgtttcacactctctctctctctctccaccccacacATAGGGACCAGAATAAATACAAGGAGGCTGCGCACCTCCTCAACGACGCACTGAATATCCGGGAGAAAACCCTGGGCAAGGATCACCCGGCCGTGAGTCaggggcaggagagggggagggggagacctgGAGTGctggggggggaggatggggtaaGCTGTGAGACCACCATGTGTTGGAGCAGGTCGAGCTCCACTGAGACCAGGATCAGCTCTGGCTCTGGCTGAGGCTTTGGGTTGTCAGGGGTCTGACAGTGGCTGCTTGTGTTTGGTGTCCTTGTGCTGAGCATGGGGAGGTGCTGCAGAGAGACATTGGAGAAGATATTATTGTCCCTGTGGGAATATGATTGCAATACTACCGCAGAAACGTGGTTGAAGGAAGGTCGGGTCTGGCTGCTCGATGTCCAAGATTGCGGATGTTTCAAGcgtgatgagggggggggggggggaggttaattGCAGGCTCATGGAGGATTTCTTTGAAGACTTTTCTGGTCAGGCTATTTGTGTAGAATTGTAAAGGTTCTAGAGAAGTTTAAAAAAGGAGTTGGGTTGtacggagaggttggataggctgggattgttttcactggagcacAGACAGTTGAGGGGATGATCTTAGATGTTTATAAAATAGAGAGGGGCACAGATAGGATGGTACTAGTCCTTTCCCCATGGTAGGGAAGTTTAACCCCTCACAAGGGAGTGGAAAGGGGGGACTTGAGGGACAGGGTTTTAGCAGGGtgaggtgggtgcatggaacgagctgccagtgtaaGGGTAGAGGCAAATACagttgcaacatttaaaaggtatttggacagTTTGATGAAGCGGGGACATGCCGTGGACCTGGGGCGCTGGCACGGTGAGTGATGGGGAACTGACCCCGGCTCCTATCCTGTCCACAGGTAGCAGCCACCCTGAACAACCTGGCCGTCCTGCACGGCAAGAGGGGCAAGTACAAGGAGGCTGAGCCCCTGTGTAAGAGGGCGCTGGAGATCCGCGAGaaggtgggtgtgtatgtgtaggTGCGAGTACGTGGGAGGTGTGTACGTGGGAGGGGGGCGAATGAGGTGTACGTGGGAAGGGGTGTGAGGATGTGTGTAGATGCGTGCACatgtgaggggtgtgtgtgtgagtgtgtgtacgtgtgaatgtgtggtgtgtatgtgtgagtacgTGTGCTGGTGTGTGGAGGTCCGAGTACGTGTGTGGGGGTGCGAGTACATGTGCGGGGGTGTGGATGAGTGTGGTGTGTGTACgtgtgggtatgtgtggggggtggtgtgtacGTGTGGGTGCGTAAGTGGGTGTGTGCGGGGTCGTTTCTGATCCTTTGACGGCCGGTGCTGCAGGTCCTGGGCCGAGACCACCCAGACGTGGCGAAGCAGCTGAACAACCTGGCGCTGCTTTGCCAGAACCAGGGCAAGTACGAGGAGGTGGAGTACTACTACCGGCGCGCCCTCGACATCTACCAGAGTCGCCTCGGCAACGACGACCCCAATGTGGCCAAGACCAAGAACAACCTggtgagcgggggaggggggctgtggaAGGTGGGGAGAacagggtagggggaggggatggtggggaaggtgagaggggagggacgactcaagggggaggggggggcagttaCCAAGGGGGTTGAGATGTTGGTGGAGAGAGCAGGCACCACAGTGTGAGGGTGAGCTGACATTTCATTGGTACTGATGTTGGTTGTTATTGTCGTGTATCGggatacagggaaaagcttttttttcttcttttttttttgtgcgCCATCCAGTCAGATCAACTCCTACTATACCAAGTACATGCAGTCCATACTCTTGTAGAACGGGTAGTGAAGtgttgatggtggggagtctggtctgtgtgatggactgggctacatccacaactctctgcaacgtCTTGCTGTCATGTTCCCAAAGCTGAAGTTGGTAACAGTCGTCGGAGACCGAACCTCCTCAGACTAATGAAGAAGTAGAGGTGTTAGTGTGGTTTCTTGTCCATAGCCTCCATGTGCTTGGTCCAGGACAaactgttggtgatatttatgtcGGGAAACGAGTCTcatgaccatctccacttcagcaccattaatGCTGACTGGAGCATGCCCTCCACCAGGCTTACTGAAATCAGTAACTAGCTCCTTCCTCTTgcagacattgagggagaggatgTTGTCTTGACACCGTGCTACTGACCTCTCTGTCTCTGCTTCGTCATTGTTCGGGATCCAGCCCAGAagaaggctcgacccgaaacgtcacccattccttctctctggagatgctgcctgtcctgctgagttactccaactttttgtgtctatcttcagcttaaaccagcgtctgcagttccttcctccacaatagTGGCATCCTTTATgaacttgtaaatggagtcagAGCAGACTTCAGGCACACAGTCACGAGTGTACAGGGAGGATAGCAAGTGGCTGAGAAGACATCCTTGAGGGACACTGGTGTTGAGAATGATCATGGAGGGTGTACAAGGTCTGTGGGTGAGGAGgtcaaggatccagtggcaggGTGGGGTGCTGACCCCTGGGTCAGGAGgtcaaggatccagtggcaggGTGGGGTGCTGACCCCTGGGTCAGGAGgtcaaggatccagtggcaggGTGGGGTGCTGACCCCTGGGTCAGGAGGTCCAGGATCCAGGGTAGAGTGCTGACCCCTGGGTCCAGGAGTTTGGAATTTTAGGGGTGGatgcaggggaggggagaaggggtcaGTTTGGCGGGCGGCTGGGGtggggtcagggtgggggggcgggatagCGGCGGTCAGTTTGGGGATTGGGGTctgtggaggatgggggccgatctgGGGAGGGGTTAACCTTGGCCTCTCTCTCACAGGCCTCCTGCTACCTGAAGCAATGCAAGTACAAGGAGGCAGAGACCCTGTACAAGGACATCCTGACCCGGGCCCACGAGAAGGAGTTTGGATCAGTGAACGGTAGGTCCACTAACGGGCGTGGTGGCATGGGTCAGCAGTTGGGAGtatccctctcacttccccccccctGCAATATTTTCACTGCCCACAGATGTACTCCCAGCCCCatcacaaagtctccagatgcccccccccccccccctcgcagaaGCCTGTCTCCAGCCAAATCTATTGACTCCACATGAAGTCAACAAACACCAGCAGGCATGCTAGCTCTCACACTGCAGACCTGCGCTATAGAGAGAGCTGCACTTCGAGCCAGGTTGTTCCAGTCACAACACAAGCATCTACAGGTGACACAGTCTCacaggaagagttgctgccttacagcgcgaggttcaatcctgactacgggtgctgcctgtatggagtttgtaccttctccccgtgaccgcatgggttttctccaggttctccggtttcctcccacactgcaaatgacgtacaggtttgtagattaattggcttggtacaattataaattgtccctagtgtgtataggatagttagTATGCAAGGATAgtcggtcagtgtggactcggtgggccaaaggacctgttttggtgctgtgtctctatactaaactaagctACTCCATGACGGGGAACATTGCATACATGTGTTCTGTCCACAAAAAGCAGCACAAATCCAATCGGAGAATTTCCACCCTGTCTCATTTCATTCATCGATGAAGTGTCGACAAAGTGACGGAAGGTGATATTGACACTGACCAACTATCTAGTCGGCGGCACATTGACCAGGGCCGCTCTTAAAATAGCTGGAGTGATACATTGCACAAATGAATGTGGTTATTGGAGGTTGATCCTCCCAGCCCCAGGTTAATGACTGCAGGAGGTCAATAGTGCCCTTGTCCCACACGTCTGTAGCTGCCTCCTCATTGTCCTTGGTGCCAGGGTGAGGTGAGGGTTGGTGATGTTCACTGATGATCACAGTGTGTGTCCCGTTCGCTTAGTAAGTGACGCAGCCCCTGCTGAATGCAGCAGGACCGGGACATCCTTCAGGCACGGGCTGATAATGGGGCAAGTAGCGTTCACGGCACCAGGGGGCCGGGGATCGACCGTCTCCAGGTCTATCCATCTGCCACTGACATTCAGTGACGTTACCATCACCGAGTCTCCACCATCAACGTCCTGGAGCTACCATTCACCAGAAACTCACCGGGACCAGCCACACAAACTCCTCGGTTGCAAGAGCTGGGATTCTGCGGTGAGATACCAAACTgatgaccccccccccacacagatcATGGATaggcctccagtgatgctgcctgacccgctgagttactccagcatgctatgtctgtctttggtatgtcagttcctcgtttctatatAGCAGCTGGAATGTTGCTCTTGTTGTCCCAGGAGAGAATAAACCCATCTGGATGCACGCagaggagcgggaggagctgagcAAGGTGAGCCTGTCCCAGCCCAACCCCCAGTACACTGGCCTCCCCCACCCACGACCCTCCCCACAAACATCCTCCTAACCCCGAGCATGGGTGCTAGCCCAGTCTAGACCTCACCCATCCGTGCCGCTCCCCACCGCAGGCCAGGCACGAGAGGCTGGCCTCTCACCCATCCCACGTCTCATGTCCCACACACGCGTGGTCCCCTCGCCCCATCCCCAGCAGCCCGACATCCCCCATCCTCGCAACCTTAACCACATCTACCTCCCCTGTTCACCCCCCTTGAGATCCCCAACAGCAGCCAGTACACAACAACCATCTGCACCCTCCCAACCCCACCCACTGTTTAAAGCCCAGCCGTGGCCCCACCTGCAATCCCACACAGAAGGCTGtcctcttcccctcccatcccacacaGAAGAccatcctctctcttcccccccctccatcccccatccCACACGAGGCCGTCCTCTCTCAGCTCCACCCACGCACGACAATCCTCTCtgtcccctccatccccacaccCCTGACCTGTCCCATGCAAggctgccctctctctccccctctcctcccactacATTGGCGTGAGGCTGTCTCTCCCCAGCCCTGTCGTGTAGCTGTGCTCACACTGTTGCTGTGTTTCAGGGCAAGCACAAGGACAGCGCGCCCTACGCCGAGTATGGAGGCTGGTACAAGGCCTGCAAGGTCAACAGGTGAGGGTGACCCATTGGGGGGGAGTGAccatcccatccccctccccttgtGCTGCCGGCCCCTACCCCTGCAGTCTGTCCCGATCCAGACTGGGGCCAGGGGCCGGGCAGTGGACTGAACGCTAGGGTTTGGTGGGATGTGCTGTAAGTTTTGGGGGGGGTTTCATGGCCATTTGGGGGCAGGTGCTGTGGGATATGGGGGGTGGCGTGCTGTGGGCAGCGTCCACGTTGCATTAACTACACGGTGAATGGTCAGCATGAGACCGGGTCCTGATCCCTGCCCCACAGTCACCACCCATCTGCTCCAGACACCCCGGAGCTCCACTAACCCAGTCTTCCTCATAGCCCCACAGTGAACACCACGCTGAGGAACCTGGGTGCTCTGTACCGACGTCAGGGCAAGCTGGAGGCTGCGGAGACCCTGGAGGAGTGTGCCACACGCTCCCGCAAACAGGTAGGTACTCCCCACCACAGGGTTATGGAGTGATCATAGTGTCCCCACACAAGTACTGCACCCTCATGTTATACAGCTAGCTTGTATTTCAAGagggtttgtatacaaaaacagggatgttgcGGCTCTATGAGGCTGCGTTTGGaacattgtgaacaattttgggcaccgtatctgaggaaggatgtgctggcactggagagggtccagaggaggtttacaagaatgatcccaggaatgagtgggttaacctatgatgagcatttgacaggacTGAGCCTCTACTCGccggagtttaaaagaatgaggggggacctcattgaaacgtaccgaatagtgaaaggcttggatagagtggatgtggagaggatgtttccactggtgggagagtctaggactagaggtcatagcctcagaattaaaggatgttcttttaggggggagatgaggagaaatttctttagtcagagggtggtgaatctgtggaattctttgctgtgaaggccacgtcaatgggtatttttaaggcagatatagattcttgattggtacgggtgtcagggttaatggggacaaggcagcagaatcgggttaggagggagagatagatcagccatgattgaatggcggagtagatttgatgtgctgaattgcctaattcttctATCCCATATGAGTCCCGTCCCCACcaatactgtaccccagtgttatacagtCCCCAGGTGTGACTGGGGACGTGTGTGTTGGGTGTTTCTCTTTGAGTGCTGTGGGATCGTGTGCTTGCTGTGCTGCTGTAATCTGTGTGATGCtgacgctgtctctctctctctctctctctctctctctctctctccccctgtgctTCCATTGCCGCATTGCAGTCCACCACTGTAAGTCTCCAGCCTTGTTTCAGTTGTTTCAGTGCAGACTTCACTGCTGCCTTCGTGAA containing:
- the klc4 gene encoding kinesin light chain 4 isoform X3, with amino-acid sequence MSTMVYPRDEKLEKLSQEDIISNTKLVMQGLEALKNEHNSILHSLMETIKCLKKDEEANLVHEKSGLIRKSVEMIELGLGEAQVMMALSAHLNAVESEKQKLRAQVRRLCQENQWLRDELAGTQQKLQRSEQSVAQLDEEKKHLEFMNQLKKYDDDTSPSDEKEGDSSRDSLDDLFPEEEEHGPGTASHAHGSSAVAAAQQCGYEIPARLRTLHNLVIQYASQGRYEVAVPLCKQALEDLEKTSGHDHPDVATMLNILALVYRDQNKYKEAAHLLNDALNIREKTLGKDHPAVAATLNNLAVLHGKRGKYKEAEPLCKRALEIREKVLGRDHPDVAKQLNNLALLCQNQGKYEEVEYYYRRALDIYQSRLGNDDPNVAKTKNNLASCYLKQCKYKEAETLYKDILTRAHEKEFGSVNGENKPIWMHAEEREELSKGKHKDSAPYAEYGGWYKACKVNSPTVNTTLRNLGALYRRQGKLEAAETLEECATRSRKQGLDPIHQTRVVEILKDGDAVDRRRSLAGNPVKYEGGSVGSEEVSVGVEWTGDGSGSLRRSGSFGKIRDVLKRSSEMLVKKLQGNGPPEPKNPSMKRASSLNYLNRSGDDLFQASRSNLAETRGLSSSSVDLSHRPSLLGQN
- the klc4 gene encoding kinesin light chain 4 isoform X4, whose amino-acid sequence is MSTMVYPRDEKLEKLSQEDIISNTKLVMQGLEALKNEHNSILHSLMETIKCLKKDEEANLVHEKSGLIRKSVEMIELGLGEAQVMMALSAHLNAVESEKQKLRAQVRRLCQENQWLRDELAGTQQKLQRSEQSVAQLDEEKKHLEFMNQLKKYDDDTSPSDEKEGDSSRDSLDDLFPEEEEHGPGTSHAHGSSAVAAAQQCGYEIPARLRTLHNLVIQYASQGRYEVAVPLCKQALEDLEKTSGHDHPDVATMLNILALVYRDQNKYKEAAHLLNDALNIREKTLGKDHPAVAATLNNLAVLHGKRGKYKEAEPLCKRALEIREKVLGRDHPDVAKQLNNLALLCQNQGKYEEVEYYYRRALDIYQSRLGNDDPNVAKTKNNLASCYLKQCKYKEAETLYKDILTRAHEKEFGSVNGENKPIWMHAEEREELSKGKHKDSAPYAEYGGWYKACKVNSPTVNTTLRNLGALYRRQGKLEAAETLEECATRSRKQGLDPIHQTRVVEILKDGDAVDRRRSLAGNPVKYEGGSVGSEEVSVGVEWTGDGSGSLRRSGSFGKIRDVLKRSSEMLVKKLQGNGPPEPKNPSMKRASSLNYLNRSGDDLFQASRSNLAETRGLSSSSVDLSHRPSLLGQN